A part of Salvelinus alpinus chromosome 5, SLU_Salpinus.1, whole genome shotgun sequence genomic DNA contains:
- the LOC139576245 gene encoding fibroblast growth factor 3-like: MVIIQLLLLLSFLDQSKQDYLSPRLARTSGAPCAIGPACDPRQRRDAGGRGGVYEHLGGAPRCRKLYCATKYHLQIHPSGKIDGSLEENNQLSIMEITAVDVGVVAIKGIFSGRYLAMNDKGRLYASDVFNQECEFLERIHELGYNTYASRHHSTLQPPAGGGSGKRRASAKRQWYVSINGKGRPRRGFKTRSTDKASLFLPRVLGNKDHEMVRKLRDSQRHPAGQQSPPPMGRAEHRRRRHRARGRKGRTKRPGD, encoded by the exons ATGGTTATAATTCAGCTCCTGTTGTTGCTGAGTTTCTTGGACCAAAGCAAGCAGGATTATCTGTCTCCGAGGCTTGCTAGGACTTCAGGGGCGCCTTGTGCCATTGGCCCGGCGTGTGACCCAAGGCAGCGGAGAGATGCTGGGGGACGCGGTGGAGTCTACGAGCACCTCGGAGGAGCACCAAGATGCAGAAAACTTTACTGTGCAACTAAATATCATTTGCAAATACATCCAAGTGGGAAAATAGACGGTTCTCTTGAGGAAAACAACCAATTAA GCATCATGGAGATCACAGCAGTTGATGTTGGAGTGGTAGCGATAAAGGGGATATTTTCCGGGAGATATCTGGCCATGAATGATAAAGGACGTCTATACGCCTCG GATGTGTTCAACCAGGAGTGTGAGTTCCTGGAGCGGATTCATGAGCTGGGCTACAACACCTATGCTTCTAGACACCACTCCACCCTGCAGCCCCCTGCAGGGGGTGGCAGTGGCAAACGACGAGCCAGTGCCAAGAGGCAGTGGTATGTGTCCATCAATGGGAAAGGCCGGCCAAGGAGGGGTTTTAAGACGCGGAGCACTGACAAAGCCTCCCTTTTCCTGCCTCGAGTGCTAGGCAATAAGGACCATGAGATGGTGCGAAAGCTCCGTGACAGCCAAAGGCACCCAGCTGGACAGCAGAGTCCCCCCCCTATGGGCCGGGCTGAGCACCGGAGACGGAGACACCGGGCCAGGGGAAGAAAGGGTAGAACCAAGAGgcctggtgactga